The DNA sequence CACCTGCACATTGTCTAAAGGTCATGTCTAGTTCATCTGCTATCGAAAGGTCATCTCTGGTGCATCTACTGATATTTTCTACTCAAGCAGCCACGTTCCTCTGCACTTGTCTTCTTATTATGCAAACTAGTAATTTATGCAACTGTTAGTAGGAACGGGTGTGCATTCAATAAATGTACTATTTACATTTTCCTTCACCCTATCAAATATTCAATATCCAACAATATGCAAATTGTAGAGTTTTGCAAGATTATTACCAAAAACAGTGTTAAATAGAGGAGTGCCATGGCGATTTCTCCCAATTAAAATTACCCTCTTCACCTGCTAACATCATAAGATTATGGTCACGATGTTGAGGAATTCACCTGTACCTGGATGTACTTTTCCTTTCTGGAAACTCTCATGTAGGGTCTTTTGCCAGACAGTGggtggtgcagcagcagcagacctgtctttctctgcctcctcttgTCGTTTTTCAAGCTCATTGTGACTTTCAGGGTGtgtactttttaaatgtttaaataggttgctggtgttgctgctgtgtgcaACCTTCTTATCACATATTGTACATTTTGCCGTGACTTTATCGAGTGGTGAATAATAACACCACACCACGCTCCTTTTTCTGGCTGTCATTCCACTCTGCTGTGCTGGTCATCGCTTGTCCCGCTGTTCTGTTTTAAAACCTGCTAGCTCGGCTGTAACGTCTCAACTTCCCCATGTCACGTGACACGGACCAGTCCATTTTGCAGGTATAAAGGGGGGTGTCTCGGCACAAAACATTGGAGTAGGTTACAGAAAACAGGTGAAAGTGATGCATGCACTTTCGTATTTATTAATCAGTATCGATATATTTTCAAAGATATCAACATGAAATGAGTAGCGTGTGAGCATCGATGTATCGATCCCGCTGGATCGATACGCCCATCCCTAGTTggtatttaacctctgactCGTACTGTCACAACAGGCTGCTTCACCGGAGGCCGACTGCCAGGTCAAAGCAGAGGTCAGATTGTTTTAGGGGCTGTACGAGGTGAGAATAAACACAGACGCTCAGCGACCTACTGCTGCGGCAACTAAACATAtgttagccacctaaaaacaaAACTAGTTTAGGTACACgctgtatttagaatattttcactgcttcacctgAATCATGTCAGACTGACTTACAACAGGAAAATGAAACCATTACATGGCTCTGTCCTCAcactgctggtctgctgctgcttccatctgttagtgtgtgtcactgtgtgactttggtgtttaaagggttaattcagattcaccaaagtcacacagtaacacacactgactaacagctaaaattactgtttttgtcagtggagtctggctgtgaTGAGAGCGTAGACGGAGACAGAGGCCATAAACAGCTCCTCTGACAGAAAGATAAAGCAGCGAAAATACTCCAAAGACAGCGTACGCTTAAACTGGAACTGATTTAATTTTGGCGCTGCCCGTCCACATTACCAAGCTTCTGTGTTagactccagtctgcttctccaaactgagggtgAGCCAACTGGTGTCTGCTGTTTGTAACACACTCACTATAAATAGGAACCTCACACAGCCCGACTTCAAAAACCCAAAGTGTCCCTTTAACTAGCCGGACGGTCCGCTCACTGACTGAAGTAACGTTCACACAGTGAAACATGTTTGTAGAGCAGAGTTACTACAACGTGACATCATCAAGGTCACCAGATCTGGGCTGTGAGAAACTCAAAGTTTAAAAACATGACGGTGACAGAGCTCCTGTCCTCAGCACAGCAGATAAATACCAAAATTAAACCgttaataaaaacatgatgaagtTTTATtccataattataaatataaacatgatGAAACAACATGAAGTCAGATCAGAGAGTCAGAGTCTCTCTGTGGGAGTGAAGAGAGTCCAGATTCAttcgtctcacacacacacacacacacacacacacttttgtcaTGAAGACATTTTGTCCGTCCTCACTCAGGTGTCGTCTCCCCTGCAGGTAAATACATGACCTTCATCATGGACCCTCTGCTGTATCCAAACATCATCAAACATGGCCGACAGCTGGACTTCCACGAGTTCTCCGGTAAGGTGGCGCCCGTCACCTTCGGCTACCCGCCCGTCATCAGCAGGAAGTACCCCGGCCTGCAGGAGCAGATCAGCCGCtccttccagctcctccagggaGACAACCTGCCCGCCCTGACAGAGAGCATGATGGGTAACCTGATGCTGGTGCTGCGTCAGGACCACCTGAGCGAGCAGCCGCATGGCGAGGGCggctggaggagcagcagcatgtACGAGTTCTGCAACTCCATCATGTTCGAGGCCACTTTCCTCACCATGTACGGCAGGCCGGCGTCCGCCAGCCGCCACAGCGGGATGGGCGTGCTGAGGGAGGACTTTGTCCGATTTGACAACATGTTCCCGCTGCTCATCGCTCAGATCCCCATCTGGCTGCTGGGACAGACCAAGGCCATCCGAGAGAAGCTCATCAACTACTTCCTGCCCCACAGGATGTCGTACTGGTCCGACATGTCGGAGTTCATCAGGACGCGGTCGGAGTTGTTTGAGCAGTACGACGCGCTGAGGGACGTCGATAAAGCAGGTGTGGTCATGTGACTCATTTCTACTGCAGATAGTTCACCCTCAGTGCAGGCAGGATTTTCAGCTGATCGCCATGGCAACGCCACGTGAAACAGCTGTGACGTCATGTTCAAGGAGATGCTCGATCCTTCCAATCAGCAACAGTGTCTTTGCCAACAGTGTGTGCACTTTGTCTGCCGCACGTTAAGGACGATGAATGAATGGATATTTGATACGATGCTCTGGTACAGCTGAAACATCAGTTCTGTTTGTGATGTCACCAACACGCCTTTGAGTTTTATTAACGCACACAAAAAGTACAAACATCCAGATTTCTTCAGTTTTCAGTCTCTGTCATGATGAAGTCAAAAAATATTCCCAGCATTCATGTTTGTGCACTTCTGGAgcgtttgttttgtgtctcctccgAGCTCTGaccgtctcctctcctcctgacGTTCAGCTCATCACTTCGCCATCCTGTGGGCGTCTGTGGGGAACACCGTCCCCGCCACCTTCTGGTCCATGTACTACCTGGTGAGTCACCCCGAGGCTCTGCAGGTCATCCGCCAGGAGATCCACGACGTCCTGAAGCTCAGCGGAGTCGAGTTCAGCAGCGATAGAGACGTGACGTTTGGCAGagagcagctggagcagctggtTTATCTCGGTACGTCAGTTTCCTCCGAAGCTTCTGCTCAGTCTCACCTGTGTTCGATCGTACAGGTGAAGcatgaggaacatgtctgatttCCTGTTCTGAGAAACATGACCTTCTTTCACAGAGAGCGCCATCAACGAGAGCCTCCGCCTGTCCTCGGCCTCCATGAACATCCGCGTTGCTCAGGAGGACTTCAGCCTGAAGCTGGACGGCGAGCGCTCGGTGGCGGTCAGGAAAGGAGACTTCATCGCCCTCTACCCTCAGAGTATGCACATGGACCCCGAGATCTACGAGGAGCCGCAGGTACGACTGATCGATCGTTAATCAATGATGAACTTTGATACACTGTCAGACCGCAACTCTCCCTTTACTCATCAAACATGATGAAGGTCGGCTGCTTTAAGGGGAATTTACAgggagtggtgtgtgtgtgtgtgtgtgtgtgtgtgtgtgtgtgtgtgtgtgtgtgaggtaacTGAACAGTTAATGGACTTTTTGAGGGTTTAAATtggagaaaacaaatgaaacctgtcctttaattaaaaaaagggatacatttttgtttaagATGATAAGGTaagatatttttcatttatttggtcGATTTTAAGACGTTCTCActccttaaaaaaacattaacctGTGCAGGTATTAGgtatgataataatataataaggTATATTATTATCCGTCAGTTTTTCCAGGAATTAACTTCATATTTTCACCCTGAACTTAAAGAGATAGTGCACgcaaaactgaaaattcagccattatctactcacccatatgccgagggaggctcaggtgaagttttagagtcctcgcatcacttgcagagatccaaggggagaggaggtagcaacacaactccacctaatggaggctgacggcgccccagattcaaacgtccaaaaacacatcattgaaaccacaaaatatctccatactgctcgtccgtagtgatccaagtgtcctgaagccccgacataaaaagttgtttggaaaaacctcatttgaactctgtttttagcctcattgtagcctgtagctctgactgcctctctgggcaccgcgctcacgtgtgtgcgctcagggtgatcggtgatgcacggtctctgaagagcagcagtctcgtcagtactgatgtccaggttctcaagtgcaggcatcgccaattcccagtgtgagcagcaaagactttcctcatccgttggcattgctttgcatttgaaacaactacaccaccaggtttccagtgctccactccggtattctgcggctggctgagggttaggctcatgagctgcggcggctgcttcgtccagtagcctgagttccgtccgtatactcgggctcaaacaaatacggctcaacaaagaaatgctgttcctcctcagtttcaaagtcttcagacatgttgggctgtcctttgctaaaagaccgtagtgcaaattatcttttagctactgtggttactgttgtctccccctgcggtgcacgtgtcacgtgatgtaaacatgggtgagcaaagctcatgctttcgctggtgtCGCGcaggcgcgcacacgtgagcgcggtgcccagagaggcagtcagagctacaggctacagtgaggctaaaaacagagttcaaatgacgtttttccaaacaactttttatgtcggggcttcaggacacttggatcactacggacgagcagtatggagatattttgtggattcaattttgtgttctgggacgttagtctggggcgccatcagccattaggtgtgctagccgctccccccgctgatctctgcaagtgatgtgaggactctaaaacttcacctgagcctccctcggcatatgggtgagtagataatggctgcattttcatttttgggtgcactatccctttaaacctTAAATTTAAGGTGCAAATCACGGTAACTGAAGTATTATTTTGCACCACTTTAAGGGGTTCTCACCCCTTAAAAACTCCttaatatataaattatataatGAACGTTTCTAATAATTTGTCCATTAATTACCTCATAGTTACACCCCCAATCTGAAACCTTAATGGGAAAACTTAAGGTGCAAATAAGGGGACCTGAAATATTATTTTGTACAGTTTTAAGGGGTTTTCTCTTCTTATAAAAACTCCTTAATGTAGAAATTAAATCATGATTGTTTCCATTAATTTGGACTGAACCTGTTAAATAtctgaacactgaacaaaatTTGATTCAAAATCTGATTAATAAGCagctaaaaaatatttaaactaaAATCCACGCACCTTAAAAACACCTTAAACTCATCATTCATCCTTTCAGTCGTGTGACATcattctgtcctctgtcctctgagaCGGggctctgtctgtcctctgtcctcacagCTTGTCTTCACTGCCACAGTTTAACGAACTGTCTGTCCCCCTTTTGTCTCTGTCAGTCGTTCCGGTTCGACCGCTACATGCAGGACGGCCAGCTGAAGACAGACTTCTACAAAGACGGTCAGAGGCTGAAGTATTACCTCATGCCGTTTGGCTCCGGCTCGTCCTTGTGTCCCGGACGATACTTCGCCATCAACGAGATCAAACAGTTCCTGTGTCTCCTGCTGCTCTACTTCGACCTGCAGCTGGAGGCGGGGCAGGACAGAGTCACTCTGGACGCCAGCAGAGCCGGACTGGGCGTCCTGCTGCCCTCCAAGGACGTCCTCTTCCGCTACAGACTGCAGAGCGTCTgacctggtgtgtgtgtgtgtgtgtgtgtgtgtgtgtgtgtgtgtgtgtgtgtgcgtgcgtgtgtgcgtgtgcgcgtgcgtgcgtgtgtgtgtgtgtgtgtgtgtgtgtgtgtgtgtgtgtgtgtgtgtgtgtgtgtgtgtgtgtgtgtgtgtgtgtgtgtgtgtgtgtgtgtgtgtgtgtgtgtgtgtgtgtgcgtgtgtgtgtgtgtgtgtgtgttcactgcgGCGAGCTTCAGATTCTATTTTTATAACCCTGACACAGATTATAAGTGTGTAGTTATAGAGTGGAAACACTGTGACAACATGAGGGAGTCTCTCATGTCGACCTGATCGGACTCGACCTGACTTGAATTGACAGGACTCAGCGTGACCAGAAGGGACTTGATCTGATGCAACGCGACTCAACCATATTCAACTTAATTCAACCTGAAAGGATTCGGAAAGATTTGAAGAGACATGTCACAACTCAGCCTGACATGATGCAAGTTGACTTGAAGAGACTCGATCTGATTCAAATTGACATGACTTTACTcaaccaaacttgacacaactTGACCTGAAGGGACTTGACCTGACACAGACTGACATGACTTGACTCAACCTGGCATGTCTCAGTGTGACACGACAAGAACCAACCACTCTCGACGCAACTTGAACTGAAAGGACTTATTCTGACTCTGATAGACATGAAATGACTCGACCTGATGTAACTCGTCCTGATGTGACTCGACTGGACTTTAGGAtcacagtgtgtaaa is a window from the Epinephelus fuscoguttatus linkage group LG15, E.fuscoguttatus.final_Chr_v1 genome containing:
- the LOC125902090 gene encoding cytochrome P450 7B1, coding for MSPLLLLLLGLLALILCVLRSRTRRDGEPPLIKGWIPFIGKALEFGQDAYTFLEEQKKKCGDIFTVQIAGKYMTFIMDPLLYPNIIKHGRQLDFHEFSGKVAPVTFGYPPVISRKYPGLQEQISRSFQLLQGDNLPALTESMMGNLMLVLRQDHLSEQPHGEGGWRSSSMYEFCNSIMFEATFLTMYGRPASASRHSGMGVLREDFVRFDNMFPLLIAQIPIWLLGQTKAIREKLINYFLPHRMSYWSDMSEFIRTRSELFEQYDALRDVDKAAHHFAILWASVGNTVPATFWSMYYLVSHPEALQVIRQEIHDVLKLSGVEFSSDRDVTFGREQLEQLVYLESAINESLRLSSASMNIRVAQEDFSLKLDGERSVAVRKGDFIALYPQSMHMDPEIYEEPQSFRFDRYMQDGQLKTDFYKDGQRLKYYLMPFGSGSSLCPGRYFAINEIKQFLCLLLLYFDLQLEAGQDRVTLDASRAGLGVLLPSKDVLFRYRLQSV